One genomic region from Kineobactrum salinum encodes:
- a CDS encoding DnaJ C-terminal domain-containing protein: MEFKDYYEILGVKPDAEVKDIKAAYRKLARKYHPDLNPAPEAEAQFKEVAEAWEVLQDAGRRAEYDELRRYGTGQGQERGFQPPPGWQSARQGEFHQFSGDFSDFFNSMFGGEFHDGRGGGRERSGQDVEIELPVFLEETLESSPKPLEYRIPVLEQGQLREVKKSLKVTIPAGVRDGERIRVKGQGAPAPGGGPAGDLYLHVRLVPHPLFDVEGHNLLITVPIAPWEAALGAKVTVPTLTGKISLTIAPGSQAGQKLRIAGKGLVSKTGRGDLYAVLKVVMPQTSSDKARTLWRSLAEQADFDPRAEWSKQS, translated from the coding sequence ATGGAGTTCAAGGACTACTACGAGATTCTGGGCGTCAAGCCCGATGCGGAGGTCAAGGATATCAAGGCTGCCTACCGCAAGCTGGCCCGCAAATACCACCCTGATCTCAACCCGGCACCGGAGGCCGAAGCTCAGTTCAAGGAGGTGGCGGAGGCCTGGGAGGTGTTGCAGGATGCCGGTCGTCGTGCCGAGTATGACGAGCTACGCCGCTACGGCACCGGCCAGGGGCAGGAGCGTGGGTTCCAGCCGCCGCCTGGCTGGCAGTCAGCCAGGCAGGGCGAATTCCACCAGTTCAGCGGCGATTTCTCCGATTTCTTCAATTCCATGTTCGGCGGCGAGTTCCATGATGGCCGGGGAGGCGGCCGGGAGCGCTCCGGCCAGGATGTGGAAATCGAATTGCCGGTGTTCCTGGAAGAGACGCTGGAGTCCTCGCCCAAACCGCTGGAATACCGTATTCCGGTACTGGAGCAGGGGCAGTTGCGGGAAGTCAAGAAATCGCTCAAAGTGACCATACCGGCAGGGGTTCGCGACGGGGAGCGTATCCGGGTCAAGGGTCAGGGTGCGCCCGCGCCCGGCGGCGGGCCGGCAGGCGATCTGTACCTCCATGTGCGCCTGGTGCCCCACCCGCTGTTTGACGTTGAGGGCCATAACCTGCTGATTACCGTACCGATTGCGCCCTGGGAAGCAGCCCTGGGTGCCAAGGTGACGGTGCCGACACTGACGGGAAAGATCAGCCTGACAATAGCGCCGGGCAGTCAGGCGGGCCAGAAATTGCGCATCGCGGGCAAGGGCCTGGTCAGCAAGACCGGTCGCGGCGATCTCTACGCGGTGCTGAAGGTAGTCATGCCGCAGACCAGCTCCGACAAGGCCAGGACACTCTGGCGCTCCCTGGCAGAACAGGCAGATTTTGACCCACGGGCAGAGTGGAGCAAGCAATCATGA
- a CDS encoding VOC family protein: MIGYVTIGVHDMAKAKAFYSELLADLGASVLMDMGRIAFIGKSMKEPLLGICVPWDEQDPAPGNGNMFAISAGSKEMADKLYHKAIELGASCEGKPGQRIPDMFYGAYVRDPDGNKMTFYVFR; this comes from the coding sequence ATGATCGGATACGTCACAATCGGTGTACATGACATGGCGAAGGCCAAAGCCTTCTATTCGGAGTTACTGGCCGACCTCGGCGCGTCGGTACTGATGGACATGGGCCGTATAGCTTTTATCGGCAAGAGCATGAAAGAGCCCCTGCTGGGCATTTGTGTGCCCTGGGATGAACAGGACCCGGCCCCCGGCAACGGCAACATGTTTGCGATCAGCGCCGGCAGCAAGGAGATGGCGGACAAGCTCTACCACAAGGCCATCGAGCTGGGTGCCAGCTGCGAGGGCAAGCCGGGGCAGCGGATACCCGATATGTTTTACGGTGCCTATGTACGGGACCCGGACGGCAACAAGATGACGTTCTACGTGTTCCGATAG
- a CDS encoding phytase: MSRFNTVLLFSGLAFATLTACGEGSTEAPARKDGNNTGTAPGAGFVTVRPVVATEPVVTADDAADDPAIWVHPEDVSRSTLIGTNKKGGLYVYDLDGAVIQYLEDGRMNNVDLRYNFSLAGEQVDLVTASNRSTAGISIYRVEPSTGKLVDVADGIQSTGMPDTYGSCMYQQPETRATYVFVNDKSGLYRQWQLRDSGNGRVRAEPVRDFSVPSQPEGCAADDEYGVIYVGEENDALWQFSAAPGGGSEGKVIARIAGNPAVKDDFEGVALYYGENGEGYVLVSSQGNDSYAVYERGGEHQYLGSFVIGTNEALGIDGTSETDGIDVISTPLGDNFPYGLFVAQDGHNLMPAENQNYKAVPWEVIADELELEKHKGWDPRSAVLRH; encoded by the coding sequence ATGTCCAGATTCAATACGGTACTACTGTTCAGCGGTCTGGCCTTCGCCACGCTGACCGCCTGTGGTGAGGGCAGTACTGAGGCCCCCGCCCGGAAGGACGGAAACAATACAGGAACAGCACCCGGGGCAGGATTTGTCACTGTCCGGCCAGTGGTCGCCACTGAACCGGTGGTCACAGCTGACGATGCCGCGGATGACCCGGCGATCTGGGTACACCCGGAGGATGTCTCGCGCAGTACCCTGATCGGCACCAACAAAAAGGGCGGTCTGTATGTCTATGACCTCGACGGCGCTGTGATCCAGTACTTGGAGGACGGGCGCATGAACAATGTGGATCTGCGCTACAATTTTTCCCTCGCTGGCGAACAGGTGGACCTGGTGACTGCGAGTAACCGCAGCACTGCCGGCATCTCCATCTATCGGGTGGAGCCCTCTACGGGCAAGCTGGTGGATGTTGCCGACGGTATTCAGTCCACTGGCATGCCGGACACCTATGGCAGCTGCATGTACCAGCAGCCTGAAACCCGCGCGACCTATGTCTTCGTCAATGACAAAAGTGGATTGTATCGGCAGTGGCAGCTGCGGGACAGCGGCAACGGCCGGGTCCGGGCCGAACCTGTGCGCGACTTCTCTGTACCCAGTCAGCCCGAGGGCTGCGCCGCTGATGACGAGTACGGCGTGATCTATGTGGGCGAAGAGAACGACGCGCTGTGGCAGTTCAGCGCGGCCCCGGGCGGCGGCAGTGAAGGCAAGGTCATCGCCCGCATTGCCGGAAATCCGGCGGTGAAGGACGATTTCGAGGGGGTCGCCCTGTACTACGGAGAAAATGGTGAGGGCTACGTGCTGGTCTCCAGTCAGGGCAATGACAGCTATGCTGTCTACGAGCGAGGAGGTGAGCACCAATACCTGGGGAGCTTTGTGATCGGTACCAATGAGGCGCTGGGTATCGATGGCACCTCGGAGACCGACGGTATCGATGTCATCAGCACTCCGCTGGGAGACAACTTCCCCTACGGTCTGTTTGTTGCCCAGGATGGACACAACCTGATGCCCGCGGAAAACCAGAACTACAAGGCAGTGCCCTGGGAAGTGATCGCCGATGAGCTGGAACTGGAAAAACACAAGGGCTGGGATCCGCGCAGCGCGGTGTTGCGTCACTGA
- a CDS encoding TrkH family potassium uptake protein yields the protein MHWRAITRLFGILLLLYSMGFIPSLVVSLLYDDGQWRIFVFSQAVAAAAGLVLWLPNARHQQELSIRDGFLVVTLFWVILGVVGALPFIFGLHLDITDAIFESVSGFTTTGATVIVGLDNLPVSILYHRQQIQWLGGMGIIVLAIAILPLLGVGGMQLYRAEASGVAKHEKLTPRIAQTARVLWLIYMVLTASCACAYWLAGMAPFEALCHAFTTVATGGFSTHDASIGFYDSVAIETIAIVFMLAGGVNFAIHFLAWRRLSLRPYGRDLEVRVYGLIFLLGTVLTAAGLYWANVGEGILASLRPAAFQVASILTSTGFGTATFADWPRHLPLVLVILSFIGGCAGSTAGGIKVLRIILLARLGLRQLFLLAHPQAIAMVKLGKRPVGEDLLLSVLGFYVLYIVTALLLTVAMMAAGLDLESAFGAVVATVNLLGPGLGEVASNFASVGPAVKWLGVVGMLAGRLEVFTLLILFLPAYWRY from the coding sequence ATGCACTGGCGTGCGATAACACGGCTGTTTGGTATCCTGTTGCTGTTGTACAGCATGGGCTTCATACCCTCCCTGGTAGTGTCGCTGCTGTACGACGACGGTCAATGGCGGATTTTTGTGTTCTCCCAGGCTGTCGCCGCCGCGGCCGGTCTGGTCCTGTGGCTACCCAATGCCAGGCATCAACAGGAGCTGTCGATAAGGGACGGGTTTCTGGTGGTGACCTTGTTCTGGGTGATTCTGGGCGTCGTCGGGGCGCTGCCCTTTATCTTCGGCCTGCACCTGGACATCACTGACGCCATCTTCGAATCGGTGTCAGGTTTCACCACCACTGGCGCCACGGTCATCGTCGGCCTGGACAATTTGCCCGTCTCGATTCTCTACCATCGCCAGCAAATCCAGTGGCTCGGCGGGATGGGCATTATCGTGCTGGCCATCGCGATTCTGCCGCTGCTGGGGGTGGGTGGCATGCAACTGTACCGTGCGGAGGCCTCCGGGGTGGCCAAGCACGAAAAGCTGACACCGCGCATTGCCCAGACGGCCCGGGTCCTGTGGCTGATCTACATGGTGCTCACAGCCTCCTGTGCCTGCGCTTACTGGCTGGCTGGCATGGCTCCGTTCGAGGCTCTCTGTCACGCCTTTACCACGGTCGCCACCGGTGGTTTTTCCACTCATGATGCCAGCATTGGCTTCTATGACAGCGTCGCAATAGAAACCATTGCCATCGTTTTCATGCTCGCCGGTGGCGTCAACTTTGCAATCCATTTCCTCGCATGGCGTCGCCTGAGCCTGCGGCCCTACGGCCGTGATCTTGAGGTGCGGGTCTACGGCCTGATCTTCCTACTGGGGACCGTGCTCACTGCAGCCGGTCTGTACTGGGCGAATGTTGGAGAAGGAATACTGGCTTCGCTCAGGCCGGCGGCGTTTCAGGTGGCGTCGATACTGACCAGCACCGGATTTGGCACGGCGACTTTTGCCGACTGGCCTCGGCACCTGCCGCTGGTACTGGTGATTCTGTCATTTATCGGCGGTTGTGCAGGCTCCACGGCGGGTGGCATCAAGGTCCTGCGCATCATTTTGCTGGCGCGGCTGGGACTGCGGCAGCTGTTTCTGCTGGCTCATCCCCAGGCAATTGCAATGGTCAAACTGGGCAAGCGGCCGGTGGGTGAGGATCTGTTGTTGTCGGTGCTGGGATTCTACGTGCTCTACATTGTCACTGCGCTGCTGCTGACGGTGGCGATGATGGCCGCAGGTCTGGATCTGGAGTCCGCCTTTGGCGCGGTTGTGGCCACCGTGAATCTGCTGGGTCCGGGACTGGGCGAAGTCGCCAGCAATTTCGCCAGCGTCGGTCCCGCAGTCAAATGGCTGGGAGTCGTGGGCATGCTGGCCGGCCGGCTGGAGGTTTTCACGCTGCTGATCCTGTTTCTGCCTGCCTACTGGCGGTACTGA
- a CDS encoding DUF938 domain-containing protein, with amino-acid sequence MSVEKPFSQASANNRQPILEQLQQVFATPGTVLEIGTGTGQHAEYFAAALPHLQWQPSDHPEALWMCRQRLREAGLDNILEPLALDVGVTPWPVTACDAAFSANTAHIMAWPEVQAMFRGVAGLLPAEAVFCLYGPFNYQGKYTSDSNRRFDHYLRSQAEHMGIRDIADLKALAADLGMILEADHSMPANNRLLVWRRCSP; translated from the coding sequence ATGAGCGTCGAAAAACCTTTTTCCCAGGCCAGCGCCAACAATCGCCAACCCATTCTGGAACAATTGCAGCAGGTGTTTGCCACGCCTGGCACGGTCCTGGAGATTGGCACTGGCACCGGCCAGCATGCGGAATATTTTGCCGCTGCGCTGCCCCATCTGCAATGGCAGCCCAGCGATCATCCCGAAGCCTTGTGGATGTGCCGGCAACGACTGCGCGAGGCGGGACTGGACAACATTCTGGAACCACTGGCGTTGGATGTAGGAGTCACGCCCTGGCCGGTGACTGCCTGTGACGCAGCCTTCTCTGCCAATACCGCCCATATCATGGCATGGCCAGAAGTGCAGGCCATGTTTCGCGGTGTGGCCGGGTTGCTGCCGGCGGAAGCTGTGTTCTGCCTTTACGGCCCGTTCAACTATCAGGGCAAATATACCAGCGACAGCAACCGGCGCTTCGATCACTACCTGCGATCCCAGGCGGAGCACATGGGTATACGGGATATTGCGGACCTGAAAGCGCTGGCCGCAGACCTCGGAATGATCCTGGAGGCCGACCACTCGATGCCGGCCAACAACCGGTTGTTGGTGTGGCGCAGATGCTCCCCCTGA
- the trkA gene encoding Trk system potassium transporter TrkA, with product MNIIILGAGQVGITVAQRLAGEDNDITLVDREAGLLRQLQEHMDIRTVAGHAAHPAVLSKAGIDDADLLLAVTGSDETNMLACQIGHSLFHTPMRLARVRSPDYQRYPALFGPGGIAVDVLINPDELVTHYVHRLIQHPGALRILDFAGGRVQLVATRIDSRSPAAGLPLRPYAGPDNARRGAVVALLRRDRLIVPADDTVAESGDELFFAARASDVTAILGSFCCTERRNRQITIAGGSNIGIRLAAMLERNYKVTVIEKDPARCRILAESLHHSVILQGDAGDARLLASAEIGATDLFCALGHDDENNILGAMLARRLGARQTLCIVNRSSHLDLARDSAIDITISPAQLSIGGLLTHIRHGDVAAVHSLRGGMAEAVEMVARGNRRTSSVVGRTAAALPLPAEVAVAAIVRKNRIIFPLQDSVIEADDHIILMLADRSAVAAIERLFQVGGRLS from the coding sequence ATGAACATCATCATTCTGGGGGCCGGGCAAGTGGGTATAACCGTCGCCCAGCGTCTCGCCGGGGAAGACAACGATATCACCCTGGTGGACCGGGAAGCCGGCCTGCTGCGACAACTGCAGGAACACATGGATATCCGTACCGTAGCAGGCCATGCAGCCCACCCGGCAGTCCTGAGCAAGGCCGGTATTGATGACGCCGACCTGCTACTGGCGGTGACCGGCAGCGATGAAACCAATATGCTGGCCTGCCAGATCGGCCACAGCCTGTTCCATACGCCAATGCGGCTGGCTCGCGTGCGCTCGCCCGACTACCAGCGATACCCGGCACTGTTTGGACCAGGAGGTATCGCCGTCGATGTCCTGATCAACCCCGATGAATTGGTAACACACTATGTGCACAGGCTGATTCAGCACCCCGGAGCCTTGCGCATCCTCGATTTTGCCGGAGGCCGGGTCCAGCTGGTGGCGACCAGGATTGATAGCAGGAGCCCCGCGGCAGGCCTGCCCCTGCGCCCGTACGCCGGGCCGGACAATGCACGCCGAGGAGCTGTCGTCGCCCTCTTGCGCCGTGATCGGCTCATCGTTCCCGCGGACGATACCGTCGCAGAATCTGGCGACGAACTGTTCTTCGCAGCCAGGGCTTCGGATGTCACCGCCATTCTCGGCAGCTTCTGCTGCACAGAGCGGCGCAACCGACAGATCACGATCGCCGGCGGCAGCAATATCGGCATTCGTCTGGCAGCGATGCTGGAGCGCAACTACAAGGTCACGGTGATCGAGAAAGACCCGGCGCGCTGTCGCATACTCGCAGAATCCTTGCATCACAGCGTAATACTGCAGGGGGATGCGGGGGACGCAAGGTTACTGGCGAGCGCGGAGATTGGCGCGACCGACCTGTTCTGTGCACTTGGCCATGACGATGAAAACAACATCCTGGGGGCAATGTTGGCCAGGCGCCTGGGCGCGCGCCAGACCCTGTGCATTGTCAACCGCTCCAGCCACCTCGACCTCGCCCGGGACAGCGCGATAGACATCACGATTTCACCCGCCCAGCTGAGCATCGGCGGGCTATTGACCCATATCCGCCACGGCGACGTCGCGGCGGTTCACTCCCTGCGCGGCGGGATGGCTGAAGCGGTGGAAATGGTTGCCCGGGGCAACCGCCGCACATCCTCAGTCGTGGGTCGGACCGCAGCTGCGCTGCCGTTGCCCGCGGAGGTGGCAGTTGCCGCGATTGTGAGAAAGAACAGGATAATATTCCCCTTGCAGGACAGCGTCATAGAAGCCGATGACCATATCATCCTGATGCTGGCCGACAGGTCTGCGGTGGCCGCAATCGAACGTCTGTTTCAGGTCGGCGGCCGTTTAAGCTAA
- a CDS encoding YihY/virulence factor BrkB family protein — MQSPAGYYDQVKSFMLNELWRPDVESLDWLQRTSYKFVRVLFVLVREFSTGQLTLRAMSLVYTTLLSMVPLLAVSFSVLKAFGVHNQIEPLLLNLVEPLGERGDELVGTVLGFVENMKVGVLGSVGLALLLYTVISLIQKVELSFNHVWHAQSGRSLSRRFSDYLSVIMVGPVLVFSAVGMTASMMSSDVVQALVSVEPFGSLLVLLSRLAPMLLIVLAFCFAYMFVPNCRVQFSSALVGAVVGGVLWQGTGLVFAEFAASSTRYAAIYSGFAILILFMIWLYLSWLILLLGAQIAFFHQHPDRIRLTDERIPLGGRLREQLALLVIYKIADHFVHLREPLTLEALGRELEVPDDRVAEVLDLLRERDLLVETASEPPEFVLAHDPANLPVARLLQRLRHPDGAQAVLEKKVRSEAAVDKLMDGMEATVAAWLQDMSLRDLVLQQGVTGRAEVVPETPAPATPAASDKGAAPQ, encoded by the coding sequence ATGCAAAGTCCCGCAGGCTATTACGACCAGGTCAAGAGCTTTATGCTCAATGAGCTGTGGCGTCCGGATGTCGAGTCACTGGATTGGCTGCAGCGGACCAGCTACAAGTTCGTGCGTGTGCTGTTCGTGCTGGTACGGGAGTTCTCCACCGGCCAGCTGACCCTGCGCGCGATGAGCCTGGTCTATACCACACTACTGTCAATGGTGCCTCTGTTGGCGGTCAGCTTTTCCGTACTCAAGGCCTTTGGTGTCCACAACCAGATCGAACCACTGCTGCTCAACCTGGTGGAACCGCTGGGGGAAAGGGGTGATGAGCTGGTGGGGACGGTACTCGGTTTTGTTGAGAACATGAAGGTGGGAGTGCTCGGCTCGGTAGGTCTCGCCCTGTTGTTGTACACCGTGATTTCCTTGATACAAAAGGTAGAGCTGTCCTTCAACCACGTCTGGCATGCCCAGTCGGGCCGCTCCCTGTCGCGCCGTTTCAGTGACTACCTGAGCGTCATCATGGTCGGTCCGGTGCTGGTGTTCTCGGCGGTGGGCATGACCGCATCGATGATGAGCAGTGATGTGGTACAGGCGCTGGTCAGCGTCGAACCCTTCGGCAGCCTGCTTGTGCTGCTATCCAGACTGGCCCCGATGCTGTTGATCGTGCTGGCCTTCTGTTTCGCCTACATGTTTGTTCCCAACTGCCGGGTACAGTTCAGTTCCGCCCTGGTGGGAGCGGTAGTCGGCGGTGTGCTGTGGCAGGGTACCGGACTCGTTTTCGCCGAGTTTGCCGCTTCCTCTACCAGGTACGCGGCAATCTACTCAGGTTTCGCCATCCTTATCCTGTTCATGATCTGGCTCTACCTGAGCTGGCTGATTCTGTTGCTGGGCGCCCAGATCGCCTTTTTCCACCAGCACCCGGACCGTATACGCTTGACCGATGAGCGTATTCCCCTTGGCGGCCGGTTACGGGAGCAGCTGGCACTGCTGGTGATTTACAAAATTGCGGATCACTTCGTGCACCTGCGCGAGCCCCTGACCCTGGAAGCGCTGGGGCGGGAGCTGGAGGTGCCGGATGACAGGGTGGCGGAAGTCCTGGATCTGCTGCGGGAGCGCGACCTGCTGGTGGAAACCGCTAGTGAACCGCCGGAATTCGTGCTGGCACACGATCCCGCCAATCTGCCGGTAGCGCGCCTGCTGCAGCGGCTGCGCCACCCCGATGGGGCGCAGGCAGTGCTGGAGAAGAAGGTGCGATCGGAAGCTGCGGTTGACAAGCTGATGGACGGCATGGAAGCGACGGTGGCGGCGTGGCTGCAGGACATGAGCCTGCGGGACCTGGTGCTTCAACAGGGAGTGACGGGGCGGGCCGAAGTGGTGCCCGAAACTCCGGCCCCCGCAACACCGGCAGCCAGCGACAAGGGGGCGGCGCCGCAGTAG
- a CDS encoding chaperone modulator CbpM — MSIQEVCACEGVSRQWLVSIVEHEIVRPVAGSEVEEWLFDIGSVAWARKAIRLRRDLELDWVAVAMVVDLLQQQERLQQENRSLQQRLQRFLLED, encoded by the coding sequence ATGTCTATTCAGGAAGTGTGTGCCTGTGAGGGTGTCTCCCGACAGTGGCTGGTCAGTATAGTTGAGCACGAGATCGTCAGGCCGGTGGCGGGCAGCGAAGTGGAGGAGTGGCTGTTCGATATCGGCAGCGTTGCCTGGGCGCGCAAGGCCATTCGCCTGCGCCGCGATCTGGAACTGGACTGGGTGGCGGTCGCGATGGTGGTGGACCTGTTGCAGCAGCAGGAGCGCCTGCAACAGGAAAACCGCAGCCTGCAGCAGCGCCTGCAACGGTTCCTGCTGGAGGACTGA
- a CDS encoding response regulator — protein sequence MTAVSEQILLVEDEAQIRQFLRVSLEAQGYGVQETRLATDALRICAETDLRLVILDLGLPDLDGQQFLIRLREWSEVPVIVLSVRASEADKVRALDAGANDYVTKPFGISELMARIRAVLRASEGRIAAPTVFESGGLSLDLVQREVRVDGVLLHLTPKEYELLRLLVMNRGQIMTHQQILREIWGPAQQHETHYLRVLVGQLRGKLGDEPTRPRFVVTVQGVGYRLAVSMD from the coding sequence GTGACCGCAGTTTCAGAACAGATTCTCCTGGTTGAGGATGAGGCTCAGATTCGCCAGTTTCTGCGCGTCAGCCTTGAAGCCCAGGGCTACGGAGTACAGGAGACGCGACTGGCCACCGACGCCCTGCGGATCTGCGCCGAGACCGACCTGCGGCTGGTGATTCTGGACCTGGGTCTGCCGGATCTGGATGGCCAGCAGTTTCTGATCCGGCTGCGGGAATGGTCCGAAGTGCCGGTCATCGTATTGTCAGTGCGCGCCTCCGAGGCCGACAAGGTACGTGCTCTGGATGCCGGGGCCAATGATTATGTAACCAAGCCCTTCGGTATCAGCGAACTGATGGCCCGTATTCGCGCGGTGTTGCGGGCCAGCGAGGGACGGATTGCCGCTCCCACGGTGTTCGAGTCAGGTGGCTTGTCACTGGATCTGGTGCAGCGGGAGGTTCGAGTCGACGGGGTCCTGCTGCACCTTACCCCGAAGGAGTACGAACTGCTGCGCCTGTTGGTGATGAATCGGGGCCAGATCATGACCCATCAACAGATCCTGCGCGAGATCTGGGGCCCCGCCCAACAGCATGAGACCCACTATCTGCGTGTCCTGGTCGGGCAGTTGCGAGGCAAGCTCGGCGACGAACCCACCCGGCCACGCTTTGTGGTTACGGTCCAGGGAGTGGGCTACCGGTTAGCCGTGTCGATGGACTAG
- a CDS encoding DUF4118 domain-containing protein: MTGIVLALLATAISTAVAWLVEAIMPHASLALVFLTGVLLVAARAGIGPALTASVLGLLALNFFFTPPRYTLAVADDGDIATLAFFLVIAALTGNLAARMRAEMAKRRDSLRRISVLYEFSRQLSATVDSGEVRQVLRERLRQSLGRTVDIYLSGKNGTGSFLTPAGPAQHCPQEDLQRALAMEGEVSHHVAPWSYLKLSMDGEPAVVVMSGTLDAEEEATARSLCDLAGNALQRIALGEELEQVRVAAETEQLRAALLSSVSHDLRTPLASIIGSSTSLLEYGESFTAATRKDLLAAVVGQAQRLDRHIQNLLDMTRLGQGSLSLTRDWADVNDIIASALSRLEVVLADLHVEIEVAPDVPLLYVHGVLVEQALVNLLDNAARFSPVGGQLLVQVEADQETVCISICDQGPGIPEPERERIFDMFYTISRGDSGDLQGTGLGLAICRGMIAAHGGTVSAHDGLNGSGSCMRIRLPVLQYAAVVQQ, from the coding sequence GTGACCGGCATCGTCCTGGCGCTGCTGGCCACGGCTATCAGCACCGCGGTGGCCTGGCTGGTGGAGGCGATCATGCCGCATGCCAGCCTGGCGCTGGTGTTTCTGACCGGAGTGCTGCTGGTGGCAGCACGCGCTGGAATCGGGCCCGCCCTGACCGCCAGTGTGCTGGGACTGCTGGCGCTCAATTTCTTCTTCACGCCCCCCCGATACACGCTGGCGGTGGCAGATGACGGAGACATTGCCACCCTGGCCTTCTTTCTGGTGATTGCGGCATTAACTGGCAACCTCGCTGCGAGAATGCGTGCGGAGATGGCGAAGCGGCGGGATTCCCTGCGCCGGATTTCGGTGTTGTACGAGTTCAGCCGGCAGTTGTCTGCTACCGTTGATTCTGGCGAGGTCCGCCAGGTCTTGCGGGAGCGGCTGCGACAATCCCTGGGCCGGACGGTAGATATCTATCTGTCCGGGAAAAATGGTACGGGCAGCTTTCTCACGCCAGCGGGGCCTGCACAGCACTGTCCACAGGAGGACCTGCAGCGGGCCCTGGCGATGGAGGGGGAGGTTTCCCACCATGTCGCGCCGTGGAGCTATCTCAAGCTGAGCATGGACGGCGAACCGGCTGTCGTTGTGATGTCGGGCACTCTGGACGCCGAGGAAGAGGCGACGGCGCGCAGTCTTTGCGACCTCGCCGGCAATGCACTGCAGCGCATTGCCCTGGGAGAGGAGCTTGAGCAGGTTCGCGTGGCAGCGGAGACGGAACAATTGCGCGCAGCGCTGCTGTCCTCGGTGTCCCACGACCTGCGTACCCCCCTGGCATCCATTATCGGCTCCAGTACCAGCTTGCTTGAGTACGGTGAGTCCTTCACGGCGGCCACTCGCAAGGATCTGCTGGCCGCCGTGGTTGGGCAGGCGCAGAGGCTGGACCGTCACATCCAGAACCTGCTGGACATGACCCGCCTGGGCCAGGGTAGCCTGAGCCTGACCCGGGACTGGGCGGATGTGAACGATATTATCGCCAGCGCGTTGTCGCGGTTGGAGGTTGTATTGGCTGATCTGCACGTCGAGATTGAGGTGGCGCCAGATGTGCCGTTGCTCTACGTACATGGCGTGCTTGTGGAGCAGGCACTGGTCAATCTGCTCGACAACGCGGCCCGTTTTTCGCCCGTGGGCGGGCAACTCCTGGTACAGGTCGAGGCGGACCAGGAGACGGTGTGCATCAGCATATGTGACCAGGGTCCGGGTATTCCCGAGCCGGAGCGGGAGCGGATTTTTGACATGTTCTACACCATCAGCCGGGGAGACAGCGGCGATTTGCAGGGCACCGGGTTGGGCCTGGCGATCTGTCGCGGGATGATCGCCGCCCACGGTGGTACGGTAAGCGCGCACGACGGATTGAATGGCAGTGGCAGCTGCATGCGCATCCGTCTGCCAGTGTTGCAATACGCCGCGGTCGTGCAGCAGTGA